One genomic window of Arachis hypogaea cultivar Tifrunner chromosome 8, arahy.Tifrunner.gnm2.J5K5, whole genome shotgun sequence includes the following:
- the LOC112708054 gene encoding protein REDUCED CHLOROPLAST COVERAGE 1, which yields MAPRNRSGKAKGEKKKKEEKVLPVVIDMTVNLVDETHVVLKGISTDRIIDVRRLLSVNTETCYITNFSLSHEVRGPRLKDTVDVSALKPCILTLVEEDYDEAGAEAHVRRLLDIVACTTAFGPSSPPLPAKNPAAATTPKSGKPQTPSEKQPPKDAAAAAAAASDGDGEISHSSPKLGSFYEFFSLSHLTPPFQYIKRAARRRMEEILEEDYLFSLDVKLCNGKVVHVEACRKGFYSVGKQRILCHNLVDLLRQLSRAFDNAYDDLLKAFSERNKFGNLPYGFRANTWLVPPVAAQSPSFFTPLPVEDEAWGGNGGGLGRDGKFDLFPWSNEFSFIASMPCKTAEERQVRDRKAFLLHSLFVDVAIFRAIKAVKNVIEDPNFSGSARENDIVYSERIGDLSIKVVKDGSFANCKIDTKIDGVDATGVNEKDLVERNLLKGITADENTAAHDIITLGVINVRYSGYVVVVKVDGGVNENVNRQSQQNIDLIDQPDGGANALNINSLRLLLHNTTQSENNKQMAHVQTLEHEEVGASHDFVEKLIKESLAKLEKEEVSSDNFVRWELGACWIQHLQDQNNAEKDKKPSLEKAKHEMKVEGLGKPLKALKNNKKKPDSNNANSASENSKPLVECANGEVQVSPFVESQHETTAAENERVLKEILSEAAFIRLKESGTGLHCKSIQELIDLSKKYYTDVALPKLVADFGSLELSPVDGRTLTDFMHTRGLRMRSLGQVVKLSEKLSHVQSLCLHEMIVRAFKHILQAVISAVDDKGKIATSVACALNLLLGVPENRELVNSSEVHPLVWRWLEVFLKKRFNWDLSSSNYKDVRKFAILRGLCHKVGIELVPKDFDLDSPTPFQKSDIVSLVPVHKQAACSSADGRQLLESSKTALDKGKLEDAVTFGTKALAKLVAVCGPYHRMTAGAYSLLAVVLYHTGDFNQATIYQQKALDINERELGLDHPDTMKSYGDLAVFYYRLQHTELALKYVKRALYLLHLTCGPSHPNTAATYINVAMMEEGLGNVHIALRYLHKALKCNQRLLGPDHIQTAASYHAIAIALSLMEAYPLSVQHEQTTLQILRAKLGPDDLRTQDAAAWLEYFESKAFEQQEAARNGTRKPDASIASKGHLSVSDLLDYINPNQDAKGRDVAAKRRSQILKVRAKSYQSTGSTSSDESSKETPKEISDDEVHEPEPEGRADSDPGSNSASYSEQPILEKISDEKQDISGEVVSEVHGDGEDGWQPVQRPRSAGSHGRRVRQRRATLGKVYSYQKKNVEAGTEYPLVRSTNQNSRYYFLKKRTISHGVHAENHAVNISQGTKFGRKVVKSVAYRVKSTPAASKTSTNETEIVDKPLSSHSDSGTSSSVNDANPGKTSLVSLGKSPSYKEVALAPPGTISKFQVYNPQSEIPGGDEHDLCNEHDLGNRDAEDIEAHINTDSNLEEVDDTLKEKHDDSPAYFVDGLQDDTTVAEQKEETKIIDFVQENCENAEALESGDVEAQEASDNSILVGVVDAPVDSHKQETDASKSSGGFDSIDNSTPVSQDSENMKFNTSSSSPTQSHAQGIPYKKLSASAAPFNPSPIMARAPTIAMNATLPPSPGAVPTIGPWPVNMNVHHVPPSPATVLPPHHAYPSPPPTPNMMQPLPFMYPPYSQPQSVTTTNFPVTTGAFHANHFTWQCSLNPPNVCKFGPGAIWPVCQPVEYPLPAAIIEPLQDHILEPQVQGHVTESSGVVLPESIDNIGESNKEVKGLTSESSESEVISAVSEGVKENGNPNFPQTENSGNNQSQSIGINDHSSSSEMNMDGEKTFSILLRGRRNRKQTLRMPISLLTRPHGSQSFKVNYNRIVRGSDAPRSINISSSKDCTATA from the exons ATGGCACCAAGGAACAGAAGTGGAAAGGCcaagggagagaagaagaagaaggaagagaagg TTCTTCCGGTTGTCATAGATATGACTGTCAACCTTGTTGATGAAACTCATGTTGTTCTCAAG GGAATATCAACGGACAGAATAATAGATGTTAGACGTCTCTTATCGGTGAATACAGAGACATGTTACATCACAAATTTTTCTCTATCACATGag gTAAGGGGCCCTCGGTTGAAGGACACGGTGGACGTGTCTGCACTGAAACCTTGCATCCTCACTTTGGTTGAag AGGACTATGACGAAGCTGGAGCGGAGGCACACGTCAGAAGACTCCTCGATATCGTTGCCTGCACCACCGCCTTCGGCCCCTCGTCTCCGCCATTGCCGGCGAAGAATCCGGCCGCCGCAACAACACCTAAATCCGGTAAGCCTCAAACGCCGTCTGAAAAGCAACCGCCGAAAGATGCGGCAGCTGCGGCGGCGGCAGCTTCTGACGGTGACGGCGAGATCAGCCACTCGTCCCCGAAGCTCGGAAGCTTCTACGAGTTCTTCTCTCTCTCACACCTTACTCCTCCTTTCCAat ATATTAAGAGGGCGGCGAGGCGGCGCATGGAGGAGATATTGGAGGAggattatctcttctctcttgaT GTGAAGCTGTGTAATGGGAAAGTGGTGCACGTTGAAGCTTGCAGGAAGGGTTTTTACAGTGTTGGGAAGCAGCGGATTCTGTGTCACAATCTCGTCGATTTGTTGAGACAGCTCAGCAGAGCTTTTGATAAT GCTTATGATGATCTCTTGAAGGCATTTTCAGAACGTAACAAG TTTGGCAATCTTCCCTATGGTTTCAGAGCGAACACATGGCTTGTTCCTCCTGTTGCAGCACAATCACCATCTTTTTTCACTCCTCTTCCTGTGGAGGATGAAGCTTGGGGAGGAAATGGTGGTGGTCTAGGAAGGGATGGAAAGTTTGATTTGTTTCCGTGGTCCAATGAGTTTTCGTTTATTGCATCTATGCCTTGCAAGACCGCAGAAGAAAGGCAAGTTCGTGATAGAAAAGCGTTCCTTCTGCACAGCTTATTTGTCGATGTTGCAATTTTCAGAGCAATAAAGGCCGTTAAAAATGTAATTGAAGATCCAAATTTTAGCGGCTCAGCTCGAGAAAACGATATTGTTTATTCCGAGAGAATAGGTGACTTGAGTATAAAAGTTGTGAAAGATGGTTCTTTTGCCAACTGTAAGATTGATACTAAAATTGATGGAGTAGATGCGACCGGAGTAAATGAAAAGGATTTAGTGGAGAGAAATCTACTGAAAGGAATCACTGCTGATGAGAACACTGCTGCACAT GACATCATAACTTTAGGTGTTATCAATGTAAGATATAGTGGTTATGTCGTTGTTGTGAAAGTTGATGGTGGAGTTAATGAAAACGTGAACCGTCAATCTCAACAAAATATTGACTTGATTGATCAACCAGATGGCGGTGCCAATGCACTCAACATTAACAG TTTGAGATTACTTCTTCACAATACAACACAATCAGAGAACAATAAACAAATGGCTCACGTGCAAACGCTTGAGCACGAAGAGGTTGGTGCTTCCCATGATTTTGTGGAGAAGCTGATAAAAGAAAGTCTTGCTAAGCTTGAAAAAGAGGAAGTGAGTTCGGACAATTTTGTTAGATGGGAACTTGGAGCTTGCTGGATACAACATTTGCAGGACCAAAACAATgcagaaaaagataagaaacctTCTTTAGAAAAGGCTAAACATGAGATGAAGGTTGAGGGTCTTGGGAAACCCCTTAAAGCCCTGAAGAACAACAAAAAGAAACCCGATTCAAACAATGCTAATTCAGCATCAGAGAATTCAAAACCCCTAGTTGAATGTGCTAATGGAGAGGTACAAGTTTCTCCATTTGTAGAATCTCAGCATGAAACTACAGCAGCTGAGAATGAGCGAGTGCTGAAGGAGATATTATCTGAAGCAGCCTTTATCCGATTGAAAGAATCAGGGACTGGACTGCACTGCAAG TCTATACAAGAGTTGATTGACTTATCAAAGAAATATTACACGGATGTCGCGCTTCCGAAACTG GTAGCAGATTTTGGCTCACTGGAACTGTCTCCAGTTGATGGTCGCACCCTAACTGATTTTATGCATACTAGGGGTCTTCGAATGCGTTCTCTTGGACAAGTT GTCAAGCTTTCTGAGAAATTATCACATGTGCAATCACTTTGCCTTCATGAGATGATAGTTCGAGCTTTCAAGCACATCCTGCAGGCAGTGATTTCTGCTGTTGATGACAAGGGGAAAATAGCAACATCAGTAGCTTGTGCATTGAATTTGCTTCTTGGTGTTCCTGAGAATAGAGAGTTAGTTAATTCATCTGAAGTTCATCCTTTAGTTTGGAGATGGCTTGAGGTGTTTTTGAAGAAAAGGTTTAATTGGGATCTTAGCAGCTCGAATTACAAGGATGTGAGGAAGTTTGCAATTTTACGAGGTTTATGTCACAAG GTGGGGATTGAGCTTGTCCCAAAGGATTTTGATTTGGATTCTCCAACTCCCTTTCAGAAATCTGATATTGTCAGCTTGGTGCCAGTTCATAAG CAAGCCGCATGCTCATCTGCAGATGGAAGGCAGCTCCTAGAATCATCCAAAACAGCTTTAGACAAGGGAAAGCTCGAGGATGCAGTTACCTTCGGTACAAAG GCTCTTGCCAAGCTCGTAGCAGTTTGTGGTCCTTACCATCGGATGACGGCAGGAGCATACAGCCTTCTTGCTGTAGTTTTATATCACACTGGAGACTTCAATCAG GCTACAATTTATCAACAAAAGGCTTTGGATATTAATGAGAGAGAATTAGGCCTGGATCATCCAGATACTATGAAGAGTTATGGGGATCTTGCAGTTTTCTATTATAGACTTCAACACACAGAGTTGGCTCTGAA GTATGTAAAGCGTGCTTTATATCTTCTGCACCTAACTTGTGGCCCATCTCATCCAAACACTGCTGCAACTTACATCAATGTCGCTATGATGGAAGAAGGTCTAGGAAATGTACACATTGCTCTTAGATATCTTCACAAAGCTTTGAAGTGCAACCAAAGATTACTTGGTCCAGATCATATTCAG ACAGCTGCAAGTTATCATGCTATAGCAATAGCTCTCTCTTTAATGGAAGCATATCCATTGAGTGTGCAGCATGAGCAAACAACATTGCAAATTTTGCGGGCAAAACTTGGCCCTGATGATTTGCGTACGCAG GATGCTGCCGCTTGGCTTGAGTATTTTGAATCCAAGGCATTTGAACAGCAAGAAGCTGCTCGAAATGGTACACGGAAGCCTGATGCATCAATAGCTAGTAAAGGGCATCTAAG TGTGTCAGATCTACTTGACTACATTAATCCTAACCAAGATGCCAAAGGAAGAGATGTGGCAGCAAAAAGAAGAAGCCAGATACTAAAG GTGAGGGCCAAATCCTACCAGAGCACCGGATCTACGAGTTCTGATGAGTCTTCGAAGGAAACTCCAAAAGAGATTTCAGATGATGAGGTACATGAACCTGAACCTGAAGGTAGGGCAGATTCTGACCCGGGGAGCAACTCTGCATCCTATTCAGAACAGCCTATTTTAGAAAAGATCTCGGATGAAAAGCAGGATATTTCTGGTGAAGTTGTGTCTGAAGTGCATGGTGATGGGGAGGATGGATGGCAACCAGTTCAAAGGCCAAGATCAGCTGGCTCACATGGTCGTCGTGTGAGGCAGAGACGTGCCACTCTCGGCAAAGTTTATAGTTACCAGAAGAAGAATGTGGAAGCTGGCACAGAATATCCTTTGGTAAGGAGTACTAATCAGAATAGCAGGTATTATTTCTTGAAGAAAAGAACAATTTCACATGGTGTTCATGCTGAAAATCATGCTGTGAATATCTCACAAGGCACTAAATTTGGAAGGAAAGTAGTCAAATCGGTTGCATACAGGGTTAAGTCTACGCCTGCGGCTTCCAAGACCTCCACAAATGAGACAGAAATTGTGGACAAGCCTTTGAGTTCTCATTCAGACTCTGGAACAAGTTCATCTGTGAATGATGCTAATCCGGGAAAGACTTCTCTAGTTAGCCTTGGAAAATCTCCTTCATACAAGGAAGTAGCCTTGGCTCCCCCGGGAACAATTTCCAAGTTCCAAGTCTATAATCCTCAAAGCGAGATTCCTGGTGGCGATGAACATGATCTCTGCAATGAACATGATCTTGGAAATCGTGATGCGGAGGACATTGAAGCCCATATAAACACTGACTCAAACCTGGAAGAGGTGGATGATACACTTAAAGAGAAGCATGATGATTCACCAGCATATTTCGTAGATGGTTTACAAGATGATACTACAGTTGCTGAGCAGAAAGAGGAAACCAAAATCATTGATTTTGTGCAAGAAAATTGTGAGAATGCTGAGGCTCTAGAATCTGGGGATGTAGAGGCTCAAGAAGCATCTGATAATAGCATATTGGTTGGGGTAGTGGATGCTCCTGTAGACTCTCACAAACAAGAAACAGATGCAAGCAAATCATCAGGTGGTTTTGACTCGATCGATAATTCAACTCCTGTCTCCCAGGATAGTGAGAATATGAAGTTCAACACATCATCATCAAGTCCAACTCAGAGTCATGCTCAGGGCATTCCGTATAAAAAGTTATCTGCGTCTGCAGCTCCATTCAACCCATCACCTATCATGGCACGGGCTCCAACAATTGCAATGAATGCAACACTTCCTCCTAGTCCTGGTGCTGTTCCTACTATTGGCCCTTGGCCAGTGAACATGAATGTTCATCATGTTCCTCCAAGTCCTGCTACTGTGCTGCCTCCTCATCATGCATACCCTTCACCACCCCCAACACCAAACATGATGCAACCATTGCCATTTATGTATCCTCCGTATAGTCAACCTCAGTCAGTGACAACCACCAACTTTCCAGTCACCACCGGTGCTTTTCATGCTAATCATTTTACTTGGCAGTGCAGTCTGAACCCTCCAAATGTATGTAAGTTTGGTCCTGGAGCCATTTGGCCTGTTTGTCAGCCTGTGGAATATCCTCTGCCAGCAGCTATCATTGAACCTCTCCAGGATCACATTTTGGAGCCACAGGTGCAGGGACATGTAACTGAAAGTTCAGGTGTAGTTCTGCCTGAGAGCATTGACAACATTGGGGAATCCAATAAAGAAGTGAAAGGGTTGACTTCAGAGAGTAGTGAAAGTGAAGTGATTAGTGCTGTTTCGGAAGGTGTTAAAGAAAATGGTAATCCAAATTTTCCTCAAACTGAAAATTCTGGGAACAACCAAAGTCAAAGCATTGGAATAAATGATCACAGTAGCAGCAGTGAAATGAACATGGATGGTGAGAAGACATTCAGCATTTTACTTAGAGGACGAAGAAACCGGAAGCAGACTCTTAGAATGCCGATAAGTTTGCTTACTCGACCCCATGGCTCTCAGTCGTTCAAAGTTAATTATAACCGAAtagttagaggaagtgatgctCCCAGGTCAATCAACATCTCTTCTAGTAAAGATTGTACAGCTACTGCTTAA
- the LOC112705476 gene encoding cytochrome b561 and DOMON domain-containing protein At3g61750-like: MRKNHGIVGIIGWGLILPIGVIIARYFRHKDPLWFYFHAAIQFVGFTFGLVTIILGLQLYTKMNAHISAHRGIGIFVFVLSILQILALFLRPNKDSKIRRIWNLYHNWFGRLAMLFATMNIVLRIQAAGAGKEWKIGYGILFGITVVVAIVLEVLAYLKRQR; this comes from the exons ATGAGGAAGAACCATGGAATTGTAGGTATAATAGGATGGGGTCTAATCCTACCTATAGGGGTGATCATTGCTAGATACTTCAGGCATAAGGATCCTCTGTGGTTCTATTTTCATGCAGCCATTCAATTTGTTGGATTCACATTTGGTCTTGTTACAATCATTCTTGGATTGCAACTCTACACCAAGATGAATGCTCATATATCAGCTCACAGAGGCATAGGCATTTTTGTCTTTGTACTAAGCATTCTTCAG ATATTGGCATTATTTTTGAGACCAAACAAGGATTCAAAGATTCGAAGAATCTGGAATTTATACCACAATTGGTTTGGAAGGTTGGCaatgttatttgcaaccatgaaCATAGTGTTGAGAATACAAGCTGCTGGGGCAGGAAAAGAATGGAAGATAGGCTATGGAATCCTTTTTGGTATAACAGTTGTTGTAGCCATTGTTCTTGAAGTATTAGCATATTTGAAAAGACAGAGATGA